Below is a window of Dictyostelium discoideum AX4 chromosome 1 chromosome, whole genome shotgun sequence DNA.
ACATTTAATGAACGTTCACCATAAATTGATGGTACTGGATATAATGGATTTAAATTGGTTCTTGGAAATGTTGGTAAATAAACTGTACATTCAACATCATAATTTTcacaattatattttttaccaccattttttttaacttctAAAAAACTTGTACCTGCTAATGCCCAAGTACCAGATAATGATGgattatttgtaatatctcttaatttatatttaccaaatgttgaaatataaaaataaacatctGATTCATAAAATGtataaattccaaaaaataatgttttattattttcaccttTATTTGGacataattgaattattaaattatcatccactaaataataataataaaaaaaaataaaaaaaaaaaaaataaaaaataaaagttaataaaatttcaactcTTGGtcttattattaattttttcaaaaaaaaacttacaagaAAATGTTGAAGACCATTTATAATttgtatttgaaaattctgataattctaaaatattatcaGTTGCAAATATATCAACATCATTTTGTAAAAcaacatttgaaattgttatatttttacattgattaattgttaaagaatattttaaaaatgaattaactGGTACAAGTGTTGGTATATAAACTTCTTCACCATCATTTAAGCATTGATAATCTGGATGAACATTTGTACaagttggtgatggtgatggtgatggtgatggtggtgatggtggttgAATTGGAATttcttcaattaaaactttataaattaaatcagaACCAGCACCAACATTTTTAATAGCAATATGAACTGTACCATAAGGATATTGTGAACGATAGTGACCTGCATAAGTTGTATTTAAAGCTGGTGATGATGGACACATTACAATTGATGCATCACATTCTTCAGATTGTACAATTCTAGATGCACCATTTGCCAATGGATAGAATGGATAAATATCTGATGAAATTTCACCTAAACCTTGGATGGttttaaaggtgattttaTAACCTACACATTCTGATGACGCATAAAATCTATAAAGTTGATAGGATTGGTAATAGGTGTCTATGAAACCTTGAGTTTcattaccaatttcaatatctttCCAATTCATTTCACATGGTGTATAGAAAAATCTTTGtgaaaataattcatcacATACTTCGCATTCTGGTGGTCTATCATCATATCCAGCTTCACAACCTTTATGTGTATAATCACATGGTGGACATTCACTTGGATATGGTGGACATGTTGCATTTGGACATGTATAACtttctaataaataaattggttcttcaaaataaattgaaccactaacaattttaatatttgtatctaataaatttaatgatttaattgtataatttgaatttacattttttaattcaatttcttcacaatttataatttttaaaacttaaaaaaaaaaaaaaaaaaaaaagttaatggaaaaaagttaaaaataaattttaaaaatatcattattataaaaaaaaaataaaaaatcttaccaattataaaaaaaaataaataaataattaattttctaatcattatttttttattttatatatatttttaaaatggtgactttttgttttttttttttttatttttctttattttttagatttttttcagattttttaaaaaaataaaaataaaaataaaataaaaataaaaaaattcgtttttataaaacaaaaaaaatataaaaaattaaaaaaaacctttaatCGAAAATTTGATaggttatttttatttataaataaataaataaaaaaaaaaaaaaaaaaaaaaaaaaaaaaaaaaaaaaaaaaaaaaaaaaaaaaaaaaagtgaaaagaaaaaaaaaaaaaaaataaaaaaaatataatagtaataaaaaaaaaagtctgTTCAacgaaaaagaaaatatctttttttttttttttttttttaaaaaaaagtaaaaaaaaaaaaaaaaaaaaaacatcacacttttttttttattatttttgttgtcatgatggttttttttttttttttaagaatacTTTCCACTGccaaagattttttttttttatttttttttattttttttttttactttcacttttttttcttaaaaataatttcaaataaaagaattgTTATGTGTGGATTATGGGGGTGTTATGTGATTggtaaaaaaagttttatttttagatattttttttttttttttttttttttttttaaaaaatttttattttttatttaaagggAGAATAACTTTTTGATTATTCATAAATGGTTGTAAAACTTTTGGAATTAAAACTGAACCATCagattgttgattattttctaaaatgGCTAAAATTAAACGTGGTATAGCACAAGCTGTACCATTTAAAGTATGAGTGAATAATGGTGgtattgaattatcaatttcattattattattactattattattattatcatcatttaaaatttgtggTGATggaataattttataattattttcaacaaattgttgaatttggaAATCATCTTTTGTTGattgatattttatatttaatctTTTACTTTGATAATCGGTGCAATTTGAAGCACTGCTGATTTCACCATATTCTTGTTTTGAAGGTATCCAAACTTCTATATCATATTTTCTGTATGCTGGTGCACCTAAATCTTCAGATGGCATATCTAGCACTCTGAAATGTAGACCTAATTCACtgaataattcaatttgaatttttaaaagttccTCAAGAATCTCATTAGATTCGTGTGGTTTTGAAATGATAAACATCTCAACCTTACTAAACTGGTGTACCCTATAGATGCCCTTATTTTGCAAGCCTCTGCCAGCCTCGGGTCTGAAACAGTGTGAATAGCCCACCATTTTAATAGGCAACTCTGCAGATTGCAATGGCTCCTCATTGGCGTACATACCCGCTAATGGGATTTCAGAAGTTGCCGATAGGCAAAGATCCCTATCCTTAATCCAAAACAATTGGTCAGCATCTGAACGTGCATGAAACCCACAAGCTTCTGCCAAATTTGGGTGAATCAAATCTGGTGTTATCACAGACTGAAATCCGTATTTATAAGTTAGTTTAGAAAATGCCCAATAGGACAACGCCATTTCCAGCATGGCACCCTCCCTTGTGAAATAGTAGTATTTATGACCGGTGGTCTTTGAAGCCGATCGAATCACTCCTAAACTCTCACCCAACTCTAAATGATCTTTAATTGGTTCATctggttttaaataatttggttTCTCACCAAccattttaataatgtttgCATTGGATTCTGCTCCTATTGGCACTGATGGGTGTGTATTATTTGGTATTTTCAAAGCTTCACTTGTGATCTCATTGAAGTATATATCATGTTTCTCTTCCAATGCTATTAAATCCTCTTTCACTTGTTTACCTTGTTCAACTAATTCCAatctatcatttttattactttcacCACCACCtttcatcattaatttcatctttGATGCaatttcatttctttttgCTCTAAATGTATCCAATTCTTTCTTTATAATTCTATATTCatcataatttttaattaatttctctaATTCAACTggtgattttctttttataatattttctttaatttgattttcattatcttttataaattgaaaatcaattcttggtttaatttgattaacaataatatgttgttgctgttgttgttgattaatttcattttggtCAATTTGCTTAATTTTACTtgtataatattttaataaatttgaatttaaatttaatttattattacattgattaaaatttttaaataattttaacattttaataataattgattttggaaaaaaaaaaaaaaaaaaaaaaaaaaaaaaaaaaaaaaaaaaaattggacaattaaaaaaattaaaaaaaaataaaaataaaaaaaaaaaaataaaataaagtgatttcttttttttataaaaaaaaaaaaaaaaattaaaaaaatcaatgaaatctcgaaataaatattctttaatttgtagaatttaattaatttttttttaaaaaaaaaaatgaaaaaataattataaataaaaaaatctgattttcaaaaaattaataataataataataataaaaaaaattgataaatcaaataaatagtttttcgttttttcaaaatatggaaaattaaaaaaaaaaaaaaattaaaaaaaaaaaaaattaaaaaaaataaaattctcaaaaacgagaaatttttatttttattttttttttattttttttatttttttttttatcatcaattcacacacatatatataaataaaaaagatggcAAGAAAACCAGGTCTTGCACCAAAAAAAGTTCcattacaaaaattaaataaaacaaaccCGTAAGTTTTCCATATGTtacaaaaatttttattattataatactcatttttttttttttttttttttttttttttacagaaatttttcaaatagaCAAAAACAAATACAGAGAAGTAAACAAGAAGATGAACATAGAAAGAAATTAGAAGAAATGTAAtatattttagaaatttatatttattattattattatatatattaattagttttttttttttttttaaataaaataaatttaattaataatagacCAGAAGATAATACATCACATAtgtttttttcatataatgAAGCATTAGTACCACCATATCATGTTATTATAGatacaaattttataaatttctcAATTTCACATAAATTAGATATTATTCATTCATTAATGGATTGTTTATATGCTAAATGTATACCATATATTTCAGATTGTGTAGCTGCAGAAATTGAAAGATTAGGatctaaatttaaagttGCATTAAAGtaaagattattaaaaaattaaaattaaaaaaaaaaaaagaaatttttagaaaaatttattaataatttattaaattattattattattttttaaatttagaatttcAAAAGATCCAAGATTCCAAAGATTAACATGTTCACATAAAGGTACATATGCAGATGATTGTATTATAAATAGAATAACAATGCACAGAATGTTTATAGTTGCAACTTGTGATGCAGATTTAAGAAGAAGAATTCGTAAAATTCCTGGTGTACCAATTGTTTATCTTAAAGGAAAGAAAT
It encodes the following:
- the mserS gene encoding serine-tRNA ligase is translated as MLKLFKNFNQCNNKLNLNSNLLKYYTSKIKQIDQNEINQQQQQQHIIVNQIKPRIDFQFIKDNENQIKENIIKRKSPVELEKLIKNYDEYRIIKKELDTFRAKRNEIASKMKLMMKGGGESNKNDRLELVEQGKQVKEDLIALEEKHDIYFNEITSEALKIPNNTHPSVPIGAESNANIIKMVGEKPNYLKPDEPIKDHLELGESLGVIRSASKTTGHKYYYFTREGAMLEMALSYWAFSKLTYKYGFQSVITPDLIHPNLAEACGFHARSDADQLFWIKDRDLCLSATSEIPLAGMYANEEPLQSAELPIKMVGYSHCFRPEAGRGLQNKGIYRVHQFSKVEMFIISKPHESNEILEELLKIQIELFSELGLHFRVLDMPSEDLGAPAYRKYDIEVWIPSKQEYGEISSASNCTDYQSKRLNIKYQSTKDDFQIQQFVENNYKIIPSPQILNDDNNNNSNNNNEIDNSIPPLFTHTLNGTACAIPRLILAILENNQQSDGSVLIPKVLQPFMNNQKVILPLNKK
- the fcf1 gene encoding FCF1 family protein — translated: MARKPGLAPKKVPLQKLNKTNPNFSNRQKQIQRSKQEDEHRKKLEEIPEDNTSHMFFSYNEALVPPYHVIIDTNFINFSISHKLDIIHSLMDCLYAKCIPYISDCVAAEIERLGSKFKVALKISKDPRFQRLTCSHKGTYADDCIINRITMHRMFIVATCDADLRRRIRKIPGVPIVYLKGKKYTVERMPDLLQ